In Mastigocladopsis repens PCC 10914, a single window of DNA contains:
- a CDS encoding ferritin-like domain-containing protein: MSILDFPRLHLLGFARIHAPTGHKNGGVDVSSNTVYMNGKPFDHHRGASEYHEYLYNLGPKFNAQGELDENGPFSMAMGWDFGGNGHFSIEAQIVSTQREFGQVDQNDPVVGRSVDLWGHYNEYVKTSFNRARIFESDPASNWSSTIMLGQLAFGRQGVSHEVPYMLSAPITGMQLARWQDFNHIRELPQHCLNNEFKRAAVYQFTIPKDAQDFLWYEEAAQSPTVSLLREAMNREDVLGLVMQLGISNMSAPVQPDLPSFWELHGTIGLWCQDELSTYPHGRLLTPRRAALSQTESKPISNLTVQVTPQGVSLNMVTAVPCVGRTPKAGPGPTHAIGSKLDLGDLELRTVDSQELIARIPKEAYQKEAHQLTSGIVDVPLAQEWDNLSQEIEQQGLCIIGTAPDGQRRILVQEEEINLQVDDACLFVEHPNRHSGEDHAVELEVRSFVRGRPAPVEAVYLRQFYNPRAFPQLRYEFESDPANADKAFHYPRNSEMEIVHFKPGKRQSKGEFAPECVISTDDKGRAWVTLRGARAGTTRVLLSARPDELPCDANHLDEALIAYDNDDKLGFWSGTGFFAVRVMSDDWHLDEIPDAAVDFNLIYEQILAFYELSFSFMKVDVFSLADQCKVETYARLMWQMSDPRNKYKTYYMPPTRDMSQAKSMLLLKFLQNLQRVGYVPPAIPEPKRPQRTIQTREELVSALKQAAELEVTVMLQYIYAGYSIPNYVTGEEYVRRGLWTPEQLHLACGDGKEVRSYGMRGVVLEISREEMIHFLMVNNILMAIGEPFYPAVPNFKELNARFPIDVDFALEPMNAASLQRFMRLEMPDFLEENLSNEPGSGNRSIDNLHGYGSLSELYHQIRQGLENIPDLFMVKKGQVGGEHRLFLRDDFNKVHPDYQFQVDDLNSALFAIDLIVEQGEGCHAESPKFDRSHYQQFRRLAEALSKEHMTDAETGRKVPWNPSYPALRNPSLQHRDYSTNVVTVPQTRAVMEIFNETYFLMMQLMVQHFGLMPTGSLRRSKLMNAGIDVMTGMMRPLGELLMSLPSGKSGKTAGPSFEIENPIYIPTPELAMRAIARRFERLAHQARECQVIHSTVYEMFDFYARFFEDLAHHPQSLSH; the protein is encoded by the coding sequence ATGAGCATCTTAGATTTTCCCCGCCTACACTTACTCGGTTTCGCCCGCATCCACGCCCCAACAGGACATAAAAACGGAGGAGTGGATGTTAGTAGCAACACAGTCTACATGAACGGTAAGCCCTTCGACCACCACCGTGGAGCGTCCGAGTACCACGAATACCTCTACAATTTGGGACCAAAGTTTAACGCCCAAGGGGAACTAGATGAAAATGGTCCTTTTAGTATGGCTATGGGATGGGACTTTGGCGGTAACGGTCACTTTTCTATCGAAGCACAAATTGTTAGCACGCAAAGGGAGTTTGGACAAGTTGACCAAAATGACCCAGTGGTAGGACGTTCTGTTGATTTATGGGGTCATTACAACGAATACGTCAAAACAAGTTTTAATCGCGCCCGAATCTTTGAATCTGACCCAGCTTCCAACTGGAGTAGCACAATTATGTTGGGTCAACTCGCCTTCGGACGCCAAGGCGTTTCCCACGAAGTTCCATATATGCTATCTGCCCCGATTACAGGTATGCAGTTAGCTCGCTGGCAAGACTTTAACCACATCCGCGAATTGCCTCAACACTGCCTCAACAATGAGTTTAAACGAGCGGCTGTTTATCAGTTTACTATCCCCAAAGATGCCCAAGATTTTCTGTGGTATGAAGAAGCCGCCCAGTCACCAACTGTATCTCTACTGCGCGAAGCAATGAATCGTGAGGATGTCTTGGGGCTGGTGATGCAATTGGGCATTAGTAATATGTCTGCGCCAGTTCAACCGGATTTGCCTAGTTTCTGGGAACTGCACGGAACGATCGGTTTATGGTGTCAAGACGAACTTTCTACCTATCCTCACGGACGGTTGCTGACTCCTCGACGTGCTGCTCTTTCGCAAACAGAATCTAAACCAATTTCTAACCTTACTGTGCAAGTCACCCCGCAAGGCGTGAGTTTAAATATGGTTACGGCAGTACCTTGTGTGGGACGCACCCCCAAAGCGGGACCAGGACCAACCCACGCGATTGGTTCTAAGCTCGACTTGGGTGATTTGGAATTGCGTACTGTTGATAGCCAAGAGCTGATAGCGCGGATACCCAAGGAAGCATATCAAAAGGAGGCGCATCAATTAACTAGTGGAATTGTAGATGTTCCTTTAGCCCAAGAGTGGGACAATTTATCTCAGGAAATAGAACAGCAAGGTCTGTGCATCATCGGGACGGCACCTGACGGACAACGGCGAATTCTCGTTCAAGAGGAAGAAATCAACCTTCAGGTAGATGACGCTTGTTTGTTTGTCGAACATCCCAATAGACATAGCGGTGAAGACCACGCAGTGGAGTTAGAAGTGCGGTCTTTCGTACGCGGGCGTCCAGCACCAGTTGAAGCGGTTTACCTGCGTCAGTTCTATAACCCCAGAGCCTTTCCTCAACTACGCTACGAGTTTGAAAGTGATCCCGCCAATGCAGATAAGGCTTTCCATTACCCGCGTAACTCTGAAATGGAAATCGTACACTTCAAGCCAGGGAAACGGCAGTCCAAGGGAGAGTTTGCCCCTGAGTGTGTCATTTCCACCGACGACAAGGGGCGTGCTTGGGTGACTCTGCGCGGTGCTAGGGCAGGAACAACGCGGGTGCTGCTATCTGCTCGCCCGGATGAGTTACCTTGTGACGCTAATCACCTGGACGAAGCGCTAATTGCTTACGATAATGATGATAAACTAGGCTTTTGGTCTGGTACTGGCTTTTTTGCTGTACGGGTGATGAGTGATGATTGGCACCTGGATGAAATCCCCGATGCAGCGGTAGATTTTAACTTAATCTACGAACAGATCCTAGCTTTCTACGAGTTAAGTTTCTCGTTTATGAAAGTCGATGTGTTTAGTCTCGCCGACCAATGCAAGGTCGAGACTTACGCACGGTTAATGTGGCAAATGTCCGATCCACGCAACAAATATAAGACTTACTATATGCCCCCAACGCGGGATATGTCCCAAGCCAAGTCGATGCTTTTGCTGAAGTTTCTGCAAAATCTACAGCGAGTTGGGTACGTTCCGCCTGCGATTCCAGAACCAAAACGCCCGCAACGCACCATCCAAACGCGGGAGGAGTTGGTAAGCGCCCTCAAACAAGCGGCGGAGTTGGAAGTGACTGTGATGTTGCAATACATCTATGCAGGATACTCTATTCCCAACTACGTCACTGGTGAGGAATACGTGCGCCGGGGTTTGTGGACTCCCGAACAGTTACATTTAGCTTGTGGCGACGGCAAAGAAGTCCGAAGTTACGGCATGCGGGGTGTGGTGCTGGAAATTTCCCGCGAGGAAATGATTCACTTTTTGATGGTTAATAATATATTGATGGCGATTGGGGAACCTTTTTATCCAGCAGTTCCTAACTTCAAGGAACTTAACGCACGTTTCCCCATTGATGTAGACTTTGCCCTAGAACCAATGAACGCCGCCTCTCTACAGCGTTTTATGCGTTTGGAGATGCCGGACTTTTTGGAAGAAAACTTGAGCAACGAACCAGGAAGTGGGAATCGCTCAATTGACAACTTACACGGTTATGGTTCTTTGAGCGAGTTGTACCACCAGATTCGCCAAGGGCTAGAGAATATTCCAGATTTATTCATGGTTAAGAAGGGTCAAGTAGGTGGCGAGCATCGTTTGTTCCTGCGCGATGACTTTAATAAAGTTCACCCAGATTACCAGTTTCAAGTTGACGATCTCAACAGCGCACTTTTTGCCATCGACCTTATTGTCGAGCAAGGAGAGGGATGCCATGCCGAATCACCTAAATTTGACCGTTCTCACTATCAGCAATTTCGTCGTCTAGCGGAGGCACTTTCTAAAGAACACATGACCGATGCTGAGACTGGACGCAAAGTACCGTGGAACCCCTCCTACCCTGCTTTGCGTAATCCCTCCTTACAGCACCGAGATTATAGCACCAACGTTGTCACTGTTCCGCAAACGAGGGCAGTTATGGAAATATTCAACGAAACTTATTTTCTGATGATGCAGTTGATGGTGCAACACTTCGGCTTGATGCCCACTGGTAGTTTGCGACGCTCAAAGCTGATGAATGCTGGTATTGACGTGATGACGGGAATGATGCGTCCGCTAGGAGAATTGCTGATGAGTCTGCCTTCAGGCAAAAGCGGTAAAACAGCCGGACCATCGTTTGAGATTGAAAACCCCATTTATATCCCGACTCCGGAATTAGCAATGAGAGCGATCGCCCGTCGATTTGAGCGGCTGGCACATCAAGCGCGTGAATGTCAAGTTATCCACAGCACCGTTTACGAGATGTTTGATTTCTACGCCAGATTCTTTGAAGACCTGGCTCATCATCCCCAGTCTTTATCCCATTGA
- a CDS encoding sigma-70 family RNA polymerase sigma factor: MRRDELDSYLLQLASVAQRQKPHSHERQIALTKLVHSIVRFGNLWYPSKNQFFSNVQDIYNEARQELFLYICQNIDKYDPERGTVLVWVNVLLERRFFKDTLRKNLSHRSVTKMTITDLDNLALPEEPKDLTEILKKCIESDPEDIFKNEYVEKCPQATFQALAIRRMSGKSWKEISAEFEMKVPTVSSFYYRCIKKLSSKLKEYCDNEVD, from the coding sequence ATGAGGAGAGATGAACTTGATTCGTATCTACTACAACTTGCTTCTGTTGCGCAGCGACAGAAGCCGCATTCTCATGAACGGCAAATCGCTTTAACAAAGCTAGTTCATAGCATTGTGCGCTTTGGCAATCTTTGGTATCCATCCAAAAATCAATTTTTCAGCAATGTTCAAGATATTTACAATGAAGCACGTCAGGAACTTTTCCTTTATATTTGTCAAAATATTGACAAGTACGACCCGGAACGCGGTACGGTTTTGGTATGGGTCAATGTTCTTTTGGAACGACGATTTTTTAAAGATACTCTTCGTAAAAACCTAAGTCATCGTTCCGTCACAAAAATGACGATCACTGACCTAGATAATCTTGCCTTACCTGAAGAACCAAAAGACCTGACAGAAATCCTTAAGAAATGTATAGAATCAGACCCAGAAGACATTTTCAAAAATGAGTATGTAGAGAAATGTCCTCAAGCGACGTTTCAAGCATTAGCTATACGAAGAATGTCTGGAAAATCTTGGAAAGAAATTTCAGCAGAATTTGAAATGAAAGTTCCTACAGTTAGCAGCTTCTATTACCGATGTATAAAAAAGCTGTCTTCAAAATTAAAAGAATACTGTGACAATGAGGTAGATTAA
- a CDS encoding tryptophan 7-halogenase codes for MPFGQSHYSKKESTATALGSGWVWNILLYGKIGTGYVYCSEFLSEEEAEQEFRQHLGLDAERPQRHGTVLEIIYRTPI; via the coding sequence GTGCCCTTCGGACAATCACATTACTCAAAGAAAGAATCAACAGCCACCGCCTTGGGTTCTGGTTGGGTGTGGAACATACTTCTTTATGGCAAAATTGGTACGGGGTATGTTTACTGTAGTGAGTTTCTCTCAGAAGAAGAAGCAGAACAGGAATTTCGCCAGCACTTAGGACTAGATGCAGAGCGCCCGCAGCGCCACGGAACCGTACTTGAGATAATATATAGGACTCCTATTTGA
- a CDS encoding flavin monoamine oxidase family protein, which translates to MDTTTMLDMCKLANFQKGKRITILGAGIAGLVAAYELERMGHEVDIMEGSPRIGGRVWTHRFGNEPDAPYAELGAMRIPSEHQHTLHYVSEMGLNDKLCKFVTVFEEQNAFMNISGKIFQMKDAPRIFQERYQEIFTDNRYSEKTQLFAAWLKTIVDTISPGNLRESLELDLKSHLMDELERLDLEPYFRKDGETIDLQAFIKDNPSFRARCSKALDMFLSDILVETSHDLLQLKGGMDQLIQRLVASIRAKIQCNQKIVGMHVRKDHVELDYLENGQFHKRRCDYVLCTIPFSVMRKMELSGFDDRKLESIHNTIYCPATKVAFHTQQAFWEKQGIKGGASFSGDGVRQTYYPSVKFNPECGSTMLASYTIGDDAKRLGMMSEQERHSYVKNVVSKVHPEIQTPGMIKDVASIAWGNYEWSAGGCTVHWSDDMSDESNHTISYLEAAKPQNTLLFAGEHCSKYPAWLQGSIESTLEAVYDIVSHQPIKKTTTNYPVTSKANGKTQRTNQHLQNYKAA; encoded by the coding sequence ATGGATACTACAACAATGCTCGATATGTGCAAACTGGCTAACTTCCAAAAAGGTAAGCGCATCACCATCTTAGGCGCGGGAATTGCCGGTTTGGTTGCAGCTTACGAGTTAGAACGTATGGGTCATGAAGTAGATATTATGGAAGGTAGCCCACGTATCGGTGGTCGAGTTTGGACACACCGTTTTGGTAACGAACCTGACGCACCCTACGCAGAATTGGGAGCCATGCGTATACCTAGTGAACATCAGCATACACTGCACTACGTATCTGAAATGGGGTTGAATGACAAACTCTGCAAATTTGTCACAGTATTTGAAGAACAAAACGCTTTTATGAACATCTCTGGTAAGATTTTCCAGATGAAAGATGCACCGCGCATCTTCCAAGAACGTTATCAAGAAATCTTTACAGACAATCGTTACAGCGAGAAAACTCAACTATTTGCTGCATGGCTAAAAACTATCGTCGATACCATCTCACCTGGTAATTTGCGTGAAAGTTTAGAACTTGACCTCAAATCACACTTGATGGATGAATTGGAAAGACTGGATTTAGAACCTTACTTTAGAAAAGACGGCGAAACTATCGACCTACAAGCATTCATCAAAGATAATCCAAGTTTTCGCGCTCGTTGCAGCAAAGCCTTGGATATGTTCCTTAGCGACATCTTAGTTGAAACCAGTCACGATTTGTTACAACTCAAAGGCGGAATGGACCAACTCATCCAGCGCTTAGTAGCATCAATCAGAGCTAAAATTCAGTGCAACCAAAAAATTGTAGGAATGCACGTACGTAAAGACCACGTAGAATTGGATTACTTGGAAAACGGACAGTTCCATAAGCGTCGTTGCGACTATGTGTTATGCACTATTCCTTTCTCGGTAATGCGTAAGATGGAGTTGAGCGGATTTGACGACAGAAAACTGGAGTCTATCCACAATACCATATATTGTCCAGCAACCAAGGTTGCATTTCACACTCAACAAGCTTTTTGGGAAAAACAAGGTATCAAAGGTGGTGCATCCTTTAGCGGTGATGGTGTTCGCCAAACATACTATCCTTCTGTGAAATTCAACCCCGAATGTGGGAGTACGATGCTTGCTAGTTATACCATCGGCGACGATGCAAAACGCCTAGGGATGATGTCTGAGCAAGAGCGCCACAGTTACGTCAAGAACGTTGTGAGCAAAGTTCACCCAGAAATTCAAACTCCTGGGATGATTAAAGATGTGGCTTCGATCGCCTGGGGTAACTACGAGTGGAGTGCTGGTGGATGCACTGTTCATTGGAGCGATGATATGTCTGATGAATCTAACCATACTATCAGTTACTTGGAAGCTGCTAAACCCCAAAACACTCTCTTGTTTGCTGGCGAACATTGTTCTAAATACCCCGCTTGGCTTCAGGGTTCTATTGAGTCTACACTTGAGGCTGTGTACGATATTGTTTCTCACCAACCAATAAAAAAAACGACAACCAACTACCCCGTTACCAGCAAGGCAAATGGCAAGACTCAAAGAACAAACCAACATCTACAGAATTATAAAGCGGCTTAA
- a CDS encoding glutathione S-transferase family protein → MKLYYAPASSYSQRVLIAMYEKSADFTPVEVNLFEPKSREEYMEINHFAKIPTLATDKGNVLFEANIIIEYLDQYFQNTTRLIPADPEQALEVRMLERTIDVYINGGREALFADTQRPVEEQGKKEVIKAKRLLETALELLDEKLATRTWLGGEEFTIADCAAAPTLAYLRMVYNYNHFSNLTHYVRRLESRPSVAQVFNLGRDQMTKMLSELRNPLQLVPLES, encoded by the coding sequence ATGAAGCTTTACTATGCCCCTGCATCATCCTATTCCCAACGAGTCCTGATCGCTATGTACGAGAAGTCAGCAGATTTTACACCTGTCGAGGTAAATCTTTTTGAGCCAAAATCTCGTGAGGAATATATGGAAATCAACCATTTTGCCAAAATTCCGACTCTGGCTACTGATAAAGGTAATGTTTTATTTGAGGCAAATATCATCATTGAATACCTCGACCAATATTTTCAAAATACAACCCGCCTGATTCCTGCTGACCCAGAACAAGCCCTAGAGGTGCGGATGCTGGAACGGACGATTGATGTGTATATCAACGGTGGACGGGAGGCGCTATTCGCCGATACCCAGCGTCCTGTTGAGGAACAGGGCAAAAAAGAAGTTATCAAAGCAAAGCGGTTATTGGAAACAGCACTCGAACTGCTGGATGAAAAACTGGCAACTCGTACCTGGTTGGGAGGAGAAGAGTTTACGATCGCTGACTGTGCTGCTGCTCCCACGCTCGCCTACCTGCGTATGGTCTACAACTACAACCACTTTTCCAATTTGACACATTACGTTAGGCGTCTGGAGTCTAGACCATCCGTAGCGCAAGTTTTCAACTTGGGACGCGACCAGATGACAAAGATGCTGTCTGAACTGCGGAATCCACTGCAACTGGTGCCTTTAGAGAGTTAG
- a CDS encoding DUF1822 family protein: protein MRGNLSESLTFTIPISLEAHALAERFRKKYRNPHKAKQVYLNTLAVFAVQFYLRCMEIQTSWEGSFSCNPVIQTLMDVADLEVIGLGTIECCPVLPNQKVIHVPPEVCSDRIGYVAVQLDESLEEATLLGFFKTVPSGGELPLSQLGSLEDLLIHLNQSTEKIKQPIHLSQWFMNVVDIGWQTIESLLNPQQQAELVFKFRGAEPTLSLHPENSNCGVQKGKLLDLGRDSKNQPIGLVVGLIPASGEEINISVKVYPTSGQNYLPEELELIVLDEAGIAVMQATARNTKSIQLNFSSEIGERFTVKVVLGDVSFTEVFLT, encoded by the coding sequence ATGAGAGGAAATTTATCAGAATCTTTAACCTTTACGATACCGATAAGCTTAGAAGCGCACGCACTTGCAGAACGTTTCCGAAAGAAATATAGGAATCCTCATAAAGCTAAACAGGTTTATCTCAATACTTTGGCAGTGTTTGCCGTCCAGTTTTATCTGCGTTGTATGGAAATTCAAACTTCTTGGGAAGGAAGTTTTAGTTGCAACCCAGTCATACAAACTCTTATGGATGTTGCTGATTTAGAAGTCATTGGTTTAGGGACGATAGAATGTTGTCCAGTGTTACCAAACCAGAAAGTTATTCATGTTCCACCAGAAGTTTGCTCAGATAGAATTGGCTATGTAGCTGTACAGCTTGACGAATCTCTTGAAGAAGCAACACTACTGGGATTTTTTAAAACAGTTCCCTCAGGCGGTGAGTTACCTCTCAGTCAGTTGGGTTCGCTTGAAGATTTGCTTATACACCTAAACCAATCAACCGAAAAAATTAAACAACCAATTCACTTGAGCCAGTGGTTCATGAACGTTGTTGATATCGGTTGGCAAACTATAGAATCACTTCTGAATCCGCAACAACAAGCAGAACTAGTTTTTAAATTTAGAGGTGCTGAACCCACTTTATCTCTTCACCCAGAAAATTCAAATTGTGGTGTGCAGAAAGGCAAACTGCTGGACTTGGGACGAGATTCAAAAAATCAACCAATTGGTTTAGTGGTAGGATTGATACCAGCTTCTGGAGAAGAAATAAACATCAGCGTCAAAGTGTACCCAACTAGTGGTCAAAATTATTTGCCAGAAGAACTGGAACTTATAGTGTTAGATGAAGCTGGAATTGCCGTGATGCAAGCTACTGCCAGAAACACAAAGAGTATTCAATTAAACTTTAGTAGCGAAATTGGAGAACGTTTTACCGTTAAAGTTGTTTTAGGTGATGTCAGCTTTACAGAAGTTTTTCTTACCTGA
- a CDS encoding FAD-dependent monooxygenase, whose product MTSDNNIKTDVLIVGGGPVGLALAVELRYQGIDCTLIEETDGVVTDPKVSTVGPRSMEFCRRWGIAQQIRNAGWPSDHTLDIAWVTSVGGHEIYRVHFPSYAERSLPNYTPEPEQVCPQNWFAPVFLNNLGEYPDGAIRFLSRLDSFEQTAEGVIAQVTNLEKESTEVIHAQYMVACDGARSTVRKACDVDAPTFHATQVFQSVVFKAPELASVMGKNHAMVYYLVNPILQEPLRAVDGDSLYRLILKPKEDGSVRDAEEAIRAAISIDTPFEIVSNVPWRLTHRVADHFRVGNIFFVGDSAHTLSPSGGFGMNTGIGDAVDLGWKLAATLKGWAGPNLLDTYEIERRPIAVRNLQQANANLQRTQKRAIPPVIMTDTPEGEQIRKEMAVGMERSGVKREFDAPGVHFGFRYESGGIIPDGTAPTDDPFEWKQSSYPGCRAPHAWLEPGKSTLDLFGRSFVLMCFQSTQGVETLTKVCQEKGVPLSIQHIDNPEIAKLYERAYVLVRPDGHVAWRGDTLPEDSKALIDQVRGSF is encoded by the coding sequence ATGACAAGTGATAACAATATTAAAACGGATGTACTAATAGTCGGTGGCGGACCTGTGGGTCTAGCGCTGGCGGTGGAACTACGTTACCAAGGTATCGATTGTACCCTTATAGAGGAGACTGATGGGGTGGTGACTGACCCCAAGGTGAGTACAGTTGGACCGCGCTCAATGGAGTTTTGCCGTCGTTGGGGCATTGCCCAGCAGATACGCAATGCAGGCTGGCCCTCCGACCACACCCTAGATATTGCCTGGGTGACATCTGTCGGGGGTCACGAAATATACCGAGTTCACTTTCCCTCTTATGCCGAGCGATCGCTCCCTAACTACACACCGGAACCGGAGCAAGTCTGCCCACAAAACTGGTTCGCCCCGGTGTTCCTAAATAACTTGGGAGAATATCCAGATGGAGCAATTCGGTTTCTCTCTCGCTTGGATAGCTTTGAGCAAACTGCTGAGGGTGTCATCGCGCAGGTGACAAACCTGGAAAAAGAAAGTACAGAGGTCATCCACGCCCAATACATGGTAGCTTGCGATGGTGCCCGCAGTACGGTACGTAAGGCTTGTGATGTTGATGCTCCCACGTTTCACGCCACGCAGGTGTTTCAGAGTGTTGTGTTCAAGGCACCCGAACTGGCGAGTGTGATGGGCAAAAACCATGCAATGGTTTATTATTTGGTTAACCCAATTCTTCAGGAACCGCTGCGCGCAGTAGATGGGGACTCACTTTATCGCCTGATTTTGAAGCCAAAAGAAGACGGAAGTGTGCGTGATGCCGAAGAAGCCATCCGCGCCGCCATATCAATTGATACTCCGTTTGAAATTGTTTCCAACGTTCCATGGCGTCTCACTCACCGAGTCGCAGACCATTTCCGAGTAGGAAATATCTTCTTCGTCGGCGACAGTGCCCATACACTTTCTCCCTCTGGCGGTTTTGGGATGAACACTGGCATAGGTGATGCAGTTGACTTGGGCTGGAAACTTGCTGCCACTCTCAAAGGTTGGGCTGGTCCCAACTTGCTCGACACTTATGAAATTGAACGGCGTCCCATTGCAGTACGAAACCTGCAACAGGCAAACGCGAACTTGCAACGCACCCAAAAACGCGCCATCCCTCCAGTCATTATGACTGACACCCCAGAAGGTGAACAAATCCGCAAAGAGATGGCTGTTGGTATGGAACGCAGTGGCGTAAAGCGAGAGTTTGATGCACCTGGGGTTCACTTCGGGTTCCGCTATGAGTCCGGTGGTATCATTCCTGATGGTACAGCCCCAACTGACGACCCCTTTGAGTGGAAACAGAGTAGCTACCCTGGCTGTCGGGCACCTCATGCTTGGTTGGAACCTGGTAAATCAACTTTAGATTTGTTCGGTCGCTCTTTTGTGCTAATGTGCTTCCAGTCAACGCAGGGAGTCGAAACATTAACAAAGGTTTGTCAGGAAAAAGGAGTGCCTTTGTCGATTCAGCACATCGACAACCCCGAAATTGCCAAGCTTTACGAGCGTGCCTATGTCTTGGTGCGACCTGATGGACACGTTGCTTGGAGAGGTGACACCCTACCTGAAGATTCAAAGGCGTTGATTGACCAAGTTCGAGGGAGCTTTTAA